From a region of the Cygnus atratus isolate AKBS03 ecotype Queensland, Australia chromosome 3, CAtr_DNAZoo_HiC_assembly, whole genome shotgun sequence genome:
- the LOC118256565 gene encoding gallinacin-10-like, giving the protein MRILYLLFAVLLLLFQAAPGSADAPFADTVACRSQGNFCRIGACPPTFAASGSCHGGLLKCCSKYVLQGRGVSGGIFLLPFLLLFP; this is encoded by the exons ATGAGGATCCTTTACCTGCTCTTTgctgttctcctcctcctcttccaggcTGCTCCAG GTTCTGCCGATGCGCCTTTTGCTGACACCGTGGCGTGCAGGAGCCAGGGGAATTTCTGCCGCATTGGGGCATGCCCACCCACGTTTGCCGCCTCGGGATCATGCCACGGGGGGCTGCTGAAATGCTGTTCCAAGTACGTGCTGCAGGGCCGAGGGGTGTCAGGGGGCATTTTTCTCCTGccatttctcctcctgtttCCTTGA
- the LOC126913222 gene encoding gallinacin-9-like yields MRILFFLVALLFFIFQAAPAYSQEAADTLACRQNRGSCSFIACSGSLVDIGTCRGGKLKCCKCMSLVPGHNQLILKLCPY; encoded by the exons ATGAGaatccttttcttccttgtcgctcttctcttcttcatcttccaGGCTGCTCCAG CTTACAGCCAAGAAGCTGCTGACACCTTAGCATGCCGGCAAAACCGTGGCTCCTGCTCTTTTATTGCATGCTCTGGTTCTCTGGTTGACATTGGGACCTGCCGTGGTGGGAAGCTGAAATGCTGCAAATG CATGAGCCTGGTGCCAGGGCACAACCAGCTCATCCTCAAACTCTGCCCCTACTAA